In the Kribbella sp. NBC_00482 genome, one interval contains:
- a CDS encoding alpha/beta fold hydrolase — protein sequence MIDVPGAVLHYQLEGNGPLLLISQSGEGDADRSTDLVRQLADDYTVLTYDRRGLSRSKVDEPGATIADHADDVHRLLLHVTDEPVAMLGCNLGAVIGLHLTVKHPTQLHTLVAHEPIAPWLLPDPKLHRDELTELRAQYLANGLQATIPAIVRSLGIDPSNGEPGRTDFPMDANRLANFDYFIRHDFTAAADDDLDPAALSSTGVRIIPAAGTTTPRTVFDYQCAEALAELSGQDLQTFPGGHNGNLSHPKAYAQRLREVLSRR from the coding sequence ATGATCGACGTACCCGGAGCAGTGCTCCACTACCAGCTCGAAGGCAACGGACCGCTGCTGCTGATCTCGCAGAGCGGTGAAGGCGATGCCGACCGCAGCACCGACCTCGTCCGGCAGCTCGCCGACGACTACACCGTGCTCACCTACGACCGCCGCGGCCTGTCCCGGAGCAAGGTCGACGAGCCGGGCGCCACGATCGCCGACCACGCGGACGACGTACACCGTCTGCTCCTGCACGTCACCGACGAACCCGTCGCCATGCTCGGCTGCAATCTCGGCGCGGTGATCGGTCTGCATCTGACCGTGAAGCATCCGACGCAGCTGCACACACTCGTCGCGCACGAGCCGATCGCGCCCTGGCTGCTCCCCGACCCCAAACTGCACCGCGACGAACTCACCGAGCTCCGCGCCCAGTACCTGGCCAACGGACTCCAGGCCACGATCCCGGCCATCGTCCGCTCACTCGGCATCGACCCGTCGAACGGCGAACCCGGCCGCACCGACTTCCCGATGGACGCGAACCGGCTCGCGAACTTCGACTACTTCATCCGCCACGACTTCACCGCCGCCGCGGACGACGACCTCGACCCGGCCGCGCTCTCGTCGACCGGCGTGCGGATCATTCCGGCAGCGGGTACGACGACGCCGCGGACCGTCTTCGACTACCAGTGTGCCGAGGCCCTGGCCGAGCTCAGCGGCCAGGACCTGCAGACCTTCCCGGGCGGTCACAACGGCAACCTCAGCCACCCGAAGGCCTATGCGCAGCGCCTCCGTGAAGTGCTCAGTCGTCGTTGA
- a CDS encoding Lrp/AsnC family transcriptional regulator has product MTESLDPTDWAILTELQEDARLSLTQLGKRVNLSASATTERVRRLESIGVITGYRAEVDLTKVGYPVLAVVRLKYPGNKHEPLHRLMAERREILECLRTTGDDCYTLKVAAASMPHLEELVNELTDFGSTTTNLVYSQTQRYRGPQKPVADQA; this is encoded by the coding sequence ATGACCGAGAGTCTCGATCCGACCGACTGGGCGATCCTGACCGAACTGCAGGAGGACGCCCGGCTGTCCCTCACGCAGCTCGGCAAGCGGGTCAACCTGAGCGCCTCGGCCACCACCGAGCGAGTACGCCGGCTGGAGTCGATCGGCGTGATCACCGGGTACCGCGCCGAGGTCGACCTCACGAAGGTCGGCTACCCGGTGCTGGCCGTCGTACGACTGAAGTACCCCGGCAACAAGCACGAGCCGCTGCATCGTCTGATGGCCGAGCGCCGCGAGATTCTGGAGTGCCTGCGAACCACCGGCGACGACTGCTACACCCTGAAGGTCGCAGCAGCATCGATGCCGCACCTCGAGGAACTCGTCAACGAGCTGACTGACTTCGGCAGCACGACGACCAACCTGGTCTACTCCCAGACGCAGCGCTACCGAGGCCCGCAAAAGCCGGTGGCCGATCAGGCGTGA
- a CDS encoding nucleoside deaminase, protein MTPEAEGFLRRAIALAAEARKDGNPPFGSLLVGPDGTVLIEERNTTLTEGNISFHPELKLAVWAAQQLSPEDAAGTTMYTSCQPCGMCSGALARSGLGKVVFALSGEQLDGLKSTGGFPDVPLEGPALYDEARVPVDGYYS, encoded by the coding sequence GTGACACCTGAGGCAGAAGGATTCCTGCGCCGTGCGATCGCACTCGCCGCGGAGGCGCGGAAGGACGGGAACCCGCCGTTCGGCTCGCTGCTGGTCGGCCCCGACGGCACCGTGCTCATCGAGGAGCGGAACACGACGCTCACCGAAGGGAACATCAGCTTCCACCCGGAGCTGAAGCTCGCGGTGTGGGCGGCCCAGCAGCTGTCGCCCGAGGACGCGGCCGGCACCACCATGTACACGAGCTGCCAGCCGTGCGGGATGTGCTCGGGCGCGCTCGCGAGGTCCGGCCTCGGCAAGGTCGTGTTCGCGCTGTCGGGCGAGCAGCTCGACGGGCTCAAGTCGACGGGCGGCTTCCCCGACGTACCGCTGGAAGGACCGGCGCTGTACGACGAGGCCCGCGTGCCCGTGGACGGGTACTACAGCTGA
- a CDS encoding MarR family winged helix-turn-helix transcriptional regulator — protein sequence MNGVELFLLGRALMKIGEDALPEPPGGAAKYAGSARMVLIVASDIAEHPTSAVGEIAARTGLPQSQVSTAIARLKEAGSVITTTDPTDRRRALVSQAPDASDRLAQVRATSIEPALAAALGTDDHARVAELARTLQELARDLQTSGE from the coding sequence GTGAACGGTGTGGAGCTCTTCCTGCTCGGGCGGGCGCTGATGAAGATCGGCGAGGACGCGTTACCGGAGCCGCCGGGCGGCGCGGCGAAGTACGCCGGCAGCGCGCGGATGGTGCTGATCGTCGCGAGTGACATCGCCGAGCATCCGACGAGCGCGGTGGGGGAGATCGCCGCCCGCACCGGCCTGCCGCAGAGCCAGGTGTCGACCGCGATCGCCCGGCTGAAGGAGGCCGGATCGGTCATCACGACAACCGATCCGACCGACCGACGCCGGGCCTTGGTCAGTCAGGCGCCCGACGCCTCGGACCGCCTGGCTCAGGTCCGTGCCACGAGCATCGAGCCGGCCCTCGCCGCGGCGCTGGGCACCGACGACCACGCACGAGTCGCAGAGCTCGCGCGCACGCTGCAGGAACTAGCCCGCGACCTGCAGACCTCAGGAGAGTAG
- a CDS encoding SDR family oxidoreductase — translation MRLLVTGAAGLLGRELLRTGGHEVIPAYHSQVVAGGVQLDVRRRDAVRDVIRSVRPDGIIHTAYKQDDWRTTAHGAVNVALEADDARLVFVSSDAVFGPREAAYTENELPCPITPYGAAKAAAETAIRAVMPGAVIARTSLIIGSDGHSEEEQRVRRLAAGEPGVFYTGNIRCPVHVSDLASALLELLVSEVIGVTHVAGPEALSRFDLGRLIAIRDGLDPQTLPSAPGTPSDIRLDSRGTQDVLKTRLRPASEFLLS, via the coding sequence GTGAGGTTGCTCGTCACTGGAGCCGCTGGTCTCCTGGGGCGTGAACTCCTGCGCACGGGCGGGCACGAGGTCATCCCGGCGTACCACTCGCAAGTCGTGGCGGGTGGGGTGCAGCTCGACGTACGGCGACGTGACGCGGTGCGGGACGTGATTCGCAGCGTCCGGCCGGACGGGATCATCCACACCGCCTACAAGCAGGACGACTGGCGGACCACGGCCCATGGCGCGGTCAACGTCGCGCTGGAGGCGGACGACGCGCGTCTTGTGTTCGTGTCCAGCGATGCGGTCTTCGGTCCCCGGGAAGCGGCGTACACCGAGAACGAATTGCCATGCCCGATCACGCCGTACGGTGCGGCCAAGGCGGCGGCCGAGACGGCGATCCGTGCGGTCATGCCGGGCGCTGTCATCGCGCGGACGTCGCTCATCATCGGATCGGACGGTCACTCGGAGGAGGAACAGCGCGTACGACGGTTGGCGGCCGGTGAGCCTGGTGTGTTCTACACGGGCAACATCCGCTGCCCGGTGCACGTCTCCGACCTCGCGTCGGCGCTGCTCGAGTTGCTCGTCTCCGAGGTCATCGGCGTGACCCACGTGGCCGGTCCTGAGGCGCTCAGCCGATTCGACCTGGGACGGCTGATCGCCATTCGCGACGGTCTCGACCCGCAGACCCTGCCGTCCGCGCCAGGTACGCCGTCCGACATTCGTCTCGACAGCCGCGGCACCCAGGACGTGCTGAAGACGCGGCTTCGGCCGGCGAGCGAGTTCCTACTCTCCTGA
- a CDS encoding SDR family oxidoreductase — MRVVIAGGHGQIALRLTRLLSADGHQVVGVVRNPDHEADIAAAGGEAAVLDLEQADVGAVAKVLAGADVAVFAAGAGPGSGNARKDTVDRGAAALFADAAEQAGVRRHIQVGSINAERALSLTDNETFTVYLRAKWAAEEDLRARDLDWTILRPGSLTDDPGTGTVYLADRTGPGRITRDDVALVLAGLCDAPASIGRTLELIGGDTPVREALENL, encoded by the coding sequence ATGCGAGTCGTGATTGCGGGTGGACACGGACAGATCGCGCTGCGGCTGACTCGGTTGCTGAGCGCCGACGGGCACCAGGTGGTCGGGGTGGTGCGGAACCCGGACCACGAGGCCGACATCGCGGCAGCCGGCGGTGAAGCCGCCGTACTGGATCTCGAGCAGGCCGACGTCGGCGCGGTGGCCAAGGTCCTGGCGGGCGCGGACGTGGCGGTCTTCGCCGCCGGCGCCGGGCCGGGCAGCGGGAACGCGCGCAAGGACACGGTCGACCGGGGCGCAGCCGCGCTGTTCGCGGACGCTGCCGAGCAGGCCGGCGTACGGCGGCACATCCAGGTCGGCTCGATCAACGCGGAACGTGCCCTGTCGCTGACCGACAACGAGACGTTCACGGTCTATCTCCGGGCCAAGTGGGCCGCTGAGGAGGACCTCCGGGCCAGAGACCTGGACTGGACGATCCTGCGGCCCGGCAGTCTGACCGACGACCCCGGGACCGGCACGGTGTACCTCGCCGACAGGACCGGTCCCGGCCGGATCACCCGCGACGACGTCGCGCTGGTGCTGGCCGGCCTCTGTGACGCTCCGGCCTCGATCGGCCGGACACTCGAGCTCATCGGCGGGGACACACCCGTCCGTGAGGCCCTCGAGAACCTCTGA
- a CDS encoding OsmC family protein, translating into MTFERLANSSYEVRNARGGSIRIGSGGADTDFTPVELLLAAIGTCSAIDVDIVVSRRAEPTEFSAVVRGDKIRDAEEGNRMENLAVEFTVHFPEGEDGDKAREALPRAVKMSHDRLCTVSRTVELGIPVTTTVNDD; encoded by the coding sequence GTGACCTTCGAGCGCCTGGCGAACAGCAGCTACGAGGTGCGGAACGCCCGCGGCGGGAGCATCCGGATCGGCTCCGGCGGCGCGGACACCGACTTCACGCCGGTCGAGCTGCTGCTGGCCGCGATCGGGACCTGCTCGGCGATCGACGTCGACATCGTGGTGAGCCGCCGGGCCGAGCCGACCGAGTTCAGCGCGGTCGTCCGCGGCGACAAGATCCGGGACGCCGAGGAAGGCAACCGGATGGAGAACCTCGCGGTCGAGTTCACCGTGCATTTCCCCGAGGGCGAGGACGGCGACAAGGCCCGCGAGGCGCTGCCGCGCGCCGTGAAGATGTCCCACGACCGCCTCTGCACGGTCAGCCGTACCGTCGAGCTCGGCATCCCCGTCACCACAACGGTCAACGACGACTGA
- a CDS encoding alpha/beta fold hydrolase produces the protein MPNAAATDGTRIAYQVRGAGQPLVLLAGQSNNHTWWDPVRADFETQYRTITLDWRGTGESGKPDEVYSTVGFAEDVVAVLDDLGLDRAHVYGTSMGGRVAQWLAINHPQRVGALVLGCTSPGAAHGYERSQEIRKALADPARTERVLLELMYTPGWLAQNHGPYYVLGDAAMPSYAKSRHLVASNRHDAWDGLPSITAPTLILHGTDDIFSPAANAQLLADRIPGARAELLTGARHAYFHEFRSVASPAVLSFLTAAQDGA, from the coding sequence GTGCCCAACGCAGCAGCCACCGACGGGACGAGGATCGCCTACCAGGTTCGGGGCGCCGGGCAACCACTTGTTCTCCTCGCCGGGCAGTCCAACAACCACACCTGGTGGGATCCGGTCCGGGCGGACTTCGAGACGCAGTACCGGACGATCACCCTGGACTGGCGAGGAACCGGCGAGAGCGGCAAGCCGGACGAGGTCTACAGCACGGTCGGGTTCGCGGAGGACGTGGTCGCGGTCCTCGACGACCTCGGGCTGGACAGAGCGCACGTCTACGGGACCTCCATGGGCGGGCGGGTCGCGCAGTGGCTGGCGATCAACCATCCCCAGCGTGTCGGCGCACTGGTTCTGGGCTGTACGTCACCCGGTGCGGCGCACGGGTACGAGCGCAGCCAGGAGATCCGTAAGGCGCTGGCCGATCCGGCCCGAACCGAGCGCGTGCTGCTCGAGCTGATGTACACCCCGGGGTGGCTCGCTCAGAATCACGGCCCGTACTACGTGCTCGGTGACGCGGCCATGCCGTCGTACGCCAAAAGCAGGCATCTGGTCGCCAGCAACAGGCACGACGCATGGGACGGCCTGCCGAGCATCACTGCGCCGACTCTGATCCTGCACGGCACCGACGACATCTTCAGTCCGGCCGCGAACGCGCAGCTGCTCGCCGACCGGATCCCGGGGGCACGTGCCGAACTCCTCACGGGTGCCCGGCACGCCTACTTTCACGAGTTCCGGTCGGTCGCCAGTCCGGCGGTCCTATCCTTCCTGACCGCCGCGCAGGACGGGGCGTAG
- a CDS encoding threonine/serine dehydratase — MTVSLDDVKQAAERIAGRVRRTPVIEVAPGLTFKLELLQHTGSFKPRGAFNRLLSAKDSGELTGQGIVAASGGNHGLAAAYAARELGVPARIFVPETTPAAKLGKLRTLDADIVQVGSEYAEAYQAALAAQDESGALLVHAYDQPEVVAGQGTVGLELLEQAGMFDTVLVAVGGGGLIAGIATAIGDNAQVVSVEPALAPTLQRALEVGEPTDGAVGGVAADSLGARRIGSLAFEAAQRYGVRTVLVDDEAIVAGRNELWRQYHLATEHGGATAYAALLSGAYRPAAGERVAVVVCGANTDPATLI, encoded by the coding sequence ATGACGGTAAGCCTGGACGACGTGAAGCAAGCCGCGGAGCGGATCGCTGGGCGGGTACGGCGTACGCCGGTGATCGAGGTGGCGCCGGGGCTCACGTTCAAGCTCGAACTGCTCCAGCACACGGGTTCGTTCAAGCCGCGGGGCGCGTTCAACCGGCTGCTCAGCGCGAAGGACAGCGGTGAGCTGACCGGTCAGGGCATCGTCGCCGCGTCCGGCGGCAACCACGGGCTGGCGGCGGCGTATGCGGCGCGCGAGCTCGGCGTACCGGCCCGGATCTTCGTCCCTGAGACGACCCCGGCCGCGAAGCTCGGCAAGCTGCGCACCCTCGACGCGGACATCGTGCAGGTCGGATCGGAGTACGCCGAGGCGTACCAGGCGGCGCTCGCGGCGCAGGACGAGTCGGGTGCGCTGCTGGTGCACGCCTACGACCAGCCGGAGGTCGTCGCCGGGCAGGGCACGGTCGGCCTCGAACTACTCGAGCAGGCGGGCATGTTCGACACGGTCCTGGTCGCGGTCGGCGGCGGCGGTCTGATCGCCGGCATCGCGACCGCCATCGGTGACAACGCGCAGGTGGTCAGCGTGGAACCCGCGCTCGCGCCGACCCTGCAACGGGCACTCGAGGTGGGCGAGCCGACCGACGGAGCCGTCGGCGGAGTGGCCGCGGATTCGCTCGGTGCGCGCCGTATCGGTTCGCTGGCCTTCGAGGCCGCCCAGAGGTACGGCGTCCGGACGGTGCTCGTCGACGACGAGGCGATCGTTGCTGGTCGCAATGAGCTGTGGCGGCAGTACCACCTGGCGACCGAGCACGGCGGCGCGACGGCGTACGCCGCGTTGCTGTCGGGCGCCTACCGCCCGGCTGCCGGTGAGCGCGTTGCCGTCGTGGTCTGCGGGGCGAACACCGACCCCGCGACGCTCATTTGA
- a CDS encoding propionyl-CoA synthetase — protein sequence MSGMGAYEETYQRSLDDPHGFWLAAAEAISWTRPPTRALDATDAPIFHWFPDGVLNTSYNALDRHVEAGDGGRTALVYDSPVTGTGRTYTYAQLRDEVATFAGALASLGVGKGDRVIVYMPMIPEAVVAMLACARLGAVHSVVFGGFAPRELAARIEDAGPRVIVAASCGIEPTRIVEYKPIIDEALKISSHQPEHTVVFQRSEAEAQLGDRDLDWTALTAKSQPTGPVQVAATDPLYILYTSGTTGRPKGVVRDNGGHAVALAWTMRNVYDIGPGDVWWTASDVGWVVGHSYIVYAPLLAGATTVLYEGKPVGTPDAGAFWRVISEHGVKALFTAPTAIRAIKKVDPEAAELAKYPLDTFRTLFLAGERLDPETYHWAHEHLGVPVVDHWWQTETGWPIAANPRGLEPLPTKPGSATVPMPGWNVQILDAYGKELLPHEEGAIAIKLPLPPGALPTLWGDDQRYIDSYLKEYDGYYLTGDGGFIDDDGYIFVMGRTDDVINVAGHRLSTGSIEAVVAANPAVAECAVIGVHDALKGQLPRALVVLKAGATVSDDVLRDELVAAVRREIGPVAAFRDVSVVDALPKTRSGKILRRTMRGIADGRDEPVPSTIEDPAVLDALRPVLRGGQEG from the coding sequence ATGAGCGGAATGGGCGCGTACGAGGAGACCTACCAGCGGAGCCTGGACGACCCGCACGGGTTCTGGCTCGCGGCGGCCGAGGCGATCTCCTGGACGAGGCCGCCGACCCGGGCGCTCGACGCGACCGATGCGCCGATCTTCCACTGGTTCCCCGACGGCGTGCTGAACACGTCGTACAACGCGCTCGACCGGCACGTCGAGGCCGGTGACGGCGGCCGGACGGCGCTCGTCTACGACTCACCGGTCACCGGGACCGGCCGGACCTACACCTACGCGCAACTGCGGGACGAGGTGGCGACGTTCGCCGGCGCGCTGGCGTCGCTAGGTGTCGGCAAGGGCGACCGGGTGATCGTCTACATGCCGATGATCCCGGAGGCGGTCGTCGCGATGCTGGCCTGCGCGCGACTCGGAGCGGTCCACTCGGTGGTGTTCGGCGGCTTCGCTCCGCGTGAGCTCGCGGCCCGGATCGAGGACGCCGGACCTCGCGTGATCGTCGCGGCTTCCTGTGGCATCGAGCCGACGCGGATCGTCGAGTACAAACCGATCATCGACGAGGCGCTGAAGATCTCGTCACACCAGCCCGAGCACACCGTCGTGTTCCAGCGCTCGGAGGCGGAGGCCCAGCTAGGTGATCGTGACCTCGACTGGACTGCCCTGACCGCGAAGTCCCAGCCGACGGGCCCGGTGCAGGTCGCGGCGACCGACCCGCTGTACATCCTCTACACCTCCGGTACGACGGGACGTCCGAAGGGTGTCGTCCGCGACAACGGCGGCCACGCGGTCGCGCTCGCCTGGACGATGCGCAACGTGTACGACATCGGGCCGGGCGACGTGTGGTGGACGGCGTCCGACGTCGGCTGGGTCGTCGGCCACTCGTACATCGTCTACGCGCCGCTCCTGGCCGGCGCGACCACGGTCCTCTACGAAGGCAAGCCGGTCGGGACGCCGGACGCGGGCGCGTTCTGGCGGGTGATCTCCGAGCACGGCGTGAAGGCGCTGTTCACCGCGCCGACCGCGATCCGCGCCATCAAGAAGGTCGATCCCGAGGCGGCCGAGCTGGCGAAGTACCCGCTGGACACGTTCCGGACGTTGTTCCTGGCGGGGGAGCGGCTCGACCCGGAGACGTACCACTGGGCGCACGAGCATCTCGGCGTACCGGTCGTCGACCACTGGTGGCAGACCGAGACCGGCTGGCCGATCGCGGCCAACCCGCGCGGGCTCGAGCCGCTGCCGACCAAGCCGGGCTCGGCGACCGTGCCGATGCCGGGCTGGAACGTGCAGATCCTCGATGCCTACGGCAAGGAGCTGCTGCCGCACGAGGAGGGCGCGATCGCGATCAAGCTGCCGCTGCCGCCGGGCGCCCTGCCGACGCTGTGGGGCGACGACCAGCGCTACATCGACAGCTACCTCAAGGAGTACGACGGCTACTACCTGACCGGCGACGGCGGGTTCATCGACGACGACGGCTACATCTTCGTGATGGGCCGCACCGACGACGTCATCAACGTCGCCGGCCACCGTTTGTCGACGGGCTCGATCGAGGCCGTCGTCGCGGCGAACCCGGCGGTCGCCGAGTGCGCGGTGATCGGCGTGCACGACGCGCTGAAGGGACAGTTGCCGCGGGCACTCGTCGTACTCAAGGCGGGCGCGACGGTGTCGGACGACGTACTGCGGGACGAACTGGTGGCCGCCGTACGCCGGGAGATCGGGCCGGTCGCCGCGTTCCGGGACGTGTCGGTGGTCGACGCGCTGCCGAAGACCCGCTCGGGCAAGATCCTGCGCCGCACCATGCGCGGAATCGCCGACGGCCGCGACGAACCGGTCCCGTCGACCATCGAGGACCCCGCCGTTCTGGACGCGCTACGCCCCGTCCTGCGCGGCGGTCAGGAAGGATAG
- a CDS encoding Cmx/CmrA family chloramphenicol efflux MFS transporter, translated as MPIAVYVLGLSIFAQGTSELMLAGLLPELATDLHVTIPQAGLLISAFAIGMLVGAPVLAVVTLTWSRRAAGLVFLAIFALTHVVGALTSSYAVLLATRIVGAFVYSGFWSIAAVTVVALVPANRRARAMSIVTGGLTIATIVGLPLGTVLGQHLGWQSAFWTVAGMCVLAMAGVFATLPADRPDPASAPRLADEIRVLRNARLWLAFGTTALVTATILIVFSYLAPLLIQTTGLPPGAVPGVLALYGLGSFIGITVGGRFADALPFHTLFISITGLIVLSGVLAITASVPAVAIGVIALLGGFGFAANPALNARVFSLAGDAPRLATATNFSAFNVGITLGPWLGGLAIDAGAGYPALGWIAVGTGAAALATVLFAAFVPVSSPDPAGRGATGRSRGAG; from the coding sequence ATGCCGATAGCTGTCTATGTCCTCGGCCTGAGCATCTTCGCCCAAGGCACGTCCGAACTGATGCTCGCCGGCCTGCTTCCCGAGCTCGCGACGGATCTGCACGTCACCATCCCCCAGGCCGGGCTGCTGATCTCCGCGTTCGCGATCGGCATGCTCGTCGGAGCCCCGGTCCTCGCGGTCGTCACCCTCACCTGGTCCCGCCGTGCGGCGGGACTCGTCTTCCTGGCGATCTTCGCGCTCACCCATGTCGTGGGCGCACTGACGTCGAGCTACGCCGTACTGCTCGCCACCCGGATCGTCGGCGCCTTCGTGTACTCCGGGTTCTGGTCGATCGCCGCGGTGACCGTGGTTGCCCTCGTGCCGGCGAACAGGCGCGCGCGGGCGATGAGCATCGTCACCGGCGGCCTGACGATCGCGACCATCGTCGGCCTCCCGCTCGGAACGGTCCTGGGCCAGCACCTCGGCTGGCAGTCGGCGTTCTGGACCGTCGCCGGGATGTGCGTGCTCGCGATGGCAGGCGTCTTCGCCACACTGCCGGCCGACCGGCCTGACCCCGCAAGCGCGCCGCGGCTCGCCGACGAGATCCGGGTGCTCCGCAACGCGCGGCTCTGGCTCGCGTTCGGTACGACGGCACTGGTGACCGCCACGATCCTCATCGTCTTCAGCTACCTCGCCCCGCTCCTGATCCAGACCACAGGCCTTCCGCCCGGAGCCGTTCCCGGCGTCCTCGCTCTCTATGGTCTCGGCTCGTTCATCGGGATCACCGTCGGCGGCCGGTTCGCCGACGCGCTCCCGTTCCACACCTTGTTCATCAGCATCACGGGGCTGATCGTTCTGTCCGGCGTACTGGCGATCACCGCCTCTGTCCCGGCGGTGGCGATCGGCGTGATCGCACTGCTCGGCGGATTCGGTTTCGCCGCGAACCCTGCTCTCAACGCCCGCGTGTTCAGCCTCGCCGGTGACGCGCCGAGGCTCGCGACCGCGACGAACTTCTCCGCGTTCAACGTCGGCATCACGCTCGGGCCGTGGCTCGGCGGCCTGGCGATCGACGCCGGCGCGGGCTACCCCGCACTCGGCTGGATCGCCGTCGGCACCGGCGCCGCGGCCCTCGCGACCGTGCTGTTCGCTGCGTTCGTCCCGGTCAGTTCACCGGACCCTGCGGGTCGAGGTGCGACGGGTCGAAGTCGGGGTGCCGGTTGA
- a CDS encoding rhomboid family intramembrane serine protease, with the protein MSYQTPAKRTGRAVDTARIGSGLKLLVGLVGLMWLSEVVDTVTHGALDQYGIISREPRGLIGILTAPFLHLGFGHLVSNTLPLVTLGALIAVSGAARLFAVTAIVTVIGGFGTWLVSPPNTITIGASGLVFGYASYLILRGLFNRRLLQVLLGIVVVMVWGSALFSGLLPQDGISWQGHLFGGIAGVLAAWVLADDKQQRVK; encoded by the coding sequence ATGAGCTATCAGACTCCGGCCAAGCGGACCGGGCGGGCTGTGGACACCGCCCGGATCGGTAGTGGGCTGAAGCTGCTCGTCGGTCTGGTGGGGCTGATGTGGCTCAGCGAGGTCGTCGACACCGTGACCCACGGCGCCCTCGACCAGTACGGGATCATCTCCCGCGAGCCTCGCGGCCTGATCGGGATCCTGACCGCGCCGTTCCTGCATCTCGGGTTCGGTCACCTGGTCTCGAACACCTTGCCGCTGGTCACGCTCGGCGCGCTGATCGCGGTCAGCGGCGCGGCCCGGCTGTTCGCGGTGACCGCGATCGTGACGGTGATCGGCGGGTTCGGGACCTGGCTGGTCTCACCGCCGAACACGATCACGATCGGCGCCAGCGGGCTGGTCTTCGGGTACGCGTCGTACCTGATCCTCCGCGGCCTGTTCAACCGCCGGCTCTTGCAGGTGCTGCTCGGCATCGTCGTCGTGATGGTCTGGGGCAGCGCCCTGTTCAGCGGGCTGCTCCCGCAGGACGGGATCTCCTGGCAGGGTCACCTGTTCGGTGGCATCGCCGGCGTACTTGCGGCCTGGGTGCTGGCCGACGACAAGCAGCAACGCGTCAAATGA
- a CDS encoding TIGR03619 family F420-dependent LLM class oxidoreductase — MELGVNVPNFGPGTNPARLRDWARVVEGLGYDLLMVSDHVVITPDVAEQYPAPFYEPFTTLSWLAGITERVRLGTTVLIAPYRHPLLVARMAANLNALSGGRLVLGVGVGWARQEFAALGAEHAHRGRRTDEVLAEVRRAWADTADYGDGPIPIWVGGSSTAGLRRTVRYGDAWHPLRQTIEQLRDGLDRLRTVAASEDRPVPGFAPRILLRLTDEPLGDDDRVAGEGSIEQVMQDLAVLRELGAQSVVLDPFVGDPLETERPEGAWQALATIAAAMRLETT; from the coding sequence GTGGAACTTGGAGTGAACGTGCCGAACTTCGGCCCGGGGACGAATCCGGCGCGGCTGCGGGACTGGGCGCGCGTCGTCGAGGGACTCGGGTACGACCTGCTGATGGTGTCGGACCATGTGGTGATCACGCCGGACGTCGCGGAGCAGTACCCCGCGCCGTTCTACGAACCGTTCACCACGCTGAGCTGGCTCGCCGGGATCACCGAGCGGGTCCGGCTCGGGACGACCGTGCTGATCGCGCCGTACCGGCATCCGTTGCTGGTGGCAAGGATGGCGGCCAACCTCAACGCGTTGAGTGGCGGTCGCCTGGTGCTCGGTGTCGGGGTCGGCTGGGCGCGGCAGGAGTTCGCGGCGCTCGGCGCGGAGCATGCGCACCGCGGTCGGCGTACGGACGAGGTACTCGCCGAGGTGCGGCGCGCGTGGGCCGACACTGCGGACTACGGCGACGGGCCGATCCCGATCTGGGTCGGCGGTTCGAGTACGGCGGGATTGCGCCGGACCGTCCGGTACGGCGACGCGTGGCATCCGCTGCGGCAAACGATCGAGCAGCTGCGAGACGGGCTGGATCGGCTGCGGACGGTCGCGGCGTCGGAGGACCGGCCGGTGCCGGGATTCGCGCCGCGGATCCTGCTCCGGCTGACGGACGAGCCGCTGGGCGACGATGATCGAGTAGCGGGGGAGGGTTCGATCGAGCAGGTGATGCAGGATCTCGCCGTACTGCGGGAGCTCGGCGCGCAGAGCGTCGTACTCGATCCGTTCGTCGGCGACCCTCTTGAGACCGAACGGCCCGAAGGGGCCTGGCAGGCGTTGGCGACAATCGCCGCGGCAATGAGACTGGAGACGACGTGA